One Hippopotamus amphibius kiboko isolate mHipAmp2 chromosome 12, mHipAmp2.hap2, whole genome shotgun sequence genomic window, CCAAGAATGATTCTAGAGGAACAGAATTTTAAGGATGAGTTTGGTGAATTGGTTCTGGGGTTTGTGGAATTGCTCTTGAAACTCATTAGATTTAAGGATGCTAATAACTCTATTTCCCATAATAAAGAGAGCCCTGATAGTCTAGGGCATGAACTGATTGTAGAGATATGTAATACATCTACATTGGCTCCTCATAATAAACCACTTATGAGAAACAAGAATCTAAGTGACTCTGTGTTTGataatttgaacattttttgaAAACTAAGGAATATGATGACTTTGGGTGGTTGTTCCTAAAGTCACTGGAAAAGTAGTAAGGAAAGGATGAGTTAAGGGATTCAAATCCCCAGCTCAATTACTGCATGTATGACCTaagaggttttattttgttctgaagAAGATCCTTGTCTCCTAGAGCCGCAGGGCTGAAATTGCTGAAAATTAACTGCAGAATCTCATCCAGCAGAAgtagcctccccacccccagtggcAGTGGCATCTCCAGTCCCAGCGGTAGAGGCCTTTCTACTCACAATGGTATTAACCTTTCCACTTCCATCTGAGGTCATAAAActagtctcaataaatttaataaagtgacatcatacaaagtatcttctctgaccataatggGATGAAGCTAGAAATccataacagaaagaaaatggaaaatctacaaatatgtgACTATTTTAAACAACACAAAATAGACAACCAATGAGTCACAGAATAAATTACAAGGGAAATTAGAGAATACATAGAGATGAATGTAAACTAAAACATAACTACCGAAAATACTAGGAGGCAAAAAAGGCAGGGCTCCAAGGGAAATTTAGGTCTGTAAATACATAcattaataaagaagaaagattttaaatcaaGAACCCAACTTACAACTTGAGGAACTAGGCAAAGGAAACTATATCTAAAGCAAACAGAAGGAAGACAATAGAGAagcataagaaaataataaaggttaGAATAGAAAGACATGAAATGGAGAATAAAAACGgtagagaaatgaataaaaccaaaaggtcaatctttgaaaatatcaacaaaattgacaatatTTAGCTAGattgacaaagaaaaatgaaagaaagatgcAGATAACtataatcagaaatgaaaatggggaCATTTCTACTGTCCTTTTTTATAACActatttttttgaataaaaagagctataagagaatactatgaataacTATGCCAATGACTTAGATAACtttgaggaaatggagaaattccTTGAAACTTGTAAATGACCTAGActgtctcagaagaaaaaaaaaaatctcaacagacCTATAACgtgtaaagaaattaaatcaacaaCTAAAAATTTCAATTTTGTGTTGATCTCAGCCTATCAATAATGATGCTattggactcccctggtggcgcagtggttaagaatccacctgccaatgcagggcacacaggtttgatccctggtccgggaagatcccacgtaccgtggagcagctaagtctgtgcaccacaactactgtgctctagagcccgcaagccacaactattgagcccacatgccacaactactgaagcctgtgtgcctagagcccatgctctgcaacaagagaagccaccgcaatgagaagcccgagcaccgtgATGAGGAGTAGCGCCTGCTCGCCACCTCTagagaaagcaacaaagacccaatgcagccaataaataaataaattagttaataaaaaaataatgatgctaTTGACTAGGGATGCCTGGGGGAACTCATCTGGGTCCCTATTGCTTGTGGTGAGTCCCACAGACATTTCCCCACCCAGCCAGTGTTGTGGCCAGACCAGTCCATGTGGCTCTTTTTATGATTTCAAGATGCAGCTCAGCAACAATCATTAAGAAACTTTGAAAAAGTATATGTGAGGCAAATATTTGTGGGATATATCAATTTATAACATAAtacagtataatatatataatatttgtgggatatataatatgtataatatttgtaggatatacatatacacatacatatacagcaAATTCAAGAGACAAATAATGTATTATCAGGAAGTTGGAGAAAGTGGGTTAggagattatttcttttttttttaaataggctgtactctttttttaaaaattaattaattaatttattggctgtgttgggtcttcattgctgcgcttgggctttctctagaggtggtaagcgggggctacactttgttgtggtgtgtgggctcctcattacagtggcttctcttgtggagcacgggctctaggcatacgggcttcagttgttgtggcatgtgggctcagtagttgtggctcgcgggctctagagcacaggctcagtagttgtggtgcatgggcttagttgctccgtggcatatgggatcttcccagaccagggatcgaacccctgtgccctacattggcaggcaaattcttaaccactacaccaccaggaaagtctagGAGATTATTTATTAACCTTTGTAGGACATTCTGctgggtgatgaaaaagttttgaaaatagtgATAATGGTTTCATAATACTGTGATTGTAATtaatacaataaattgcatgctTAAAAAAGATTGTGGCAAAttttataagatatatatatttgccaCAATAAAAGAATTATGTAAAAAAGTCATGTGAGGCTGGCAGAATAATTTAACTTCAAGAATTTGCACTGCTTACATGAGTGAGATAGTGGCATTAATTGCATTGTAGGAATAAGGGCAGGTCCATGCCTATGGAATTGTCCTTTGGAGACATTAGGTATGGAGATTGTCAATGAAGACTGTATGAATCTGGTGGAACAAGCTTAAGAGTGAAACCTATTGAACTGAAATTCAACAATCAAGTGTTTATACTCTGTGGTTAAGGGAAAATTAGTAAGAGCAAGTTAGACTTATAGAACCTTGGTCAATCCGTGACTGGGCCCAAGTAGTGGggagaaatgaaataaacaagcAATAACAAAACTTAAGAACCAGTGAAAAGAAAGACTATATGGCAAGTTAGTAAAAAGACATaccacagagttgtgcaatcattaGAATTAGTCACCGAAggctgatgttttaaaaaaatttttgcttcTAAATCTAGAATTTATAGGTTGTGCTTGGGGAAAACGTAAACTTGGAATGAACGTCCATGTTTCTTCAATCTATTTTCAGTTAATTCCAATTAGACATGAAATTTAAGACTGTAACCAAACAGGACCCTATGAGGCCTTTGCAGAATAAACCCctacccatgtcctctgcctgccttttgtgtagaaaaaactttagtcaaagaataaatttaatcagagaagtgaaaacatgcagaaaggaaaacagtcaagccaaacaaaataataatactttagccattaaacgaagtcaaggacctttagctcCTCAAGGAcagtagataatattctgagccatgtcctttgagctgttttgtgggtcctgaaacccccaccaggtggaggaagttacccgtgtgctgcccacaagcactaGAACCCAGacgggttggaaccagaaggttgatgatgctgactccccattacctcaccatcaaccaatcagaagaaggtccaAGAGCAGATCATGCCCtgctctttgaaccattactataagactcctcactaccccctccagatGGGGACACATACTTTTGAGAGCTCTAGCACGCAGTGGCTCACTTtgtctggcaaagcaataaagctatttctttgtacttcacccaaaactctgtctccgagatttaaTCCGGCACCTGTGTACAGAGGCTGGGTTTGGGCCTCAAGAGAGTGGTGATATATGACTGGCttcactctctcctctctcaatttgtattgctttatttctattatgaagcattcttttgtgtttttaaagttcaTGGTTCCAAAAGTTCAAAGTGTATATATTCACAGTACAAtcatttattgctaaataatgcATTGTATACTTTTCTATTAAAATACTGtactatatttttatacttaatatCATCATtgttaataaaatgatttatCACTATTGCTGAAGACTATTTTATGCATTAATGTCTTAactgatgctttaaaaaataacacacatgtaattttaaaggGTTTCCTTGAAGTCACACTGCTATTTTACTAGAGAGGCTGTGCCATGTACTGGAATGGACATATATCTTGGAGGTGAGTGCTACTGGATGCAAATCACATTTTCCAGCAATTACTGGCAACATGTAGCTTTGCTCAGTCTATTCAAACATATTTTGTAGAAAAACACATGCAAATAAACATACAACTTTAAAAACACTAAAGAGGGCTGCCAGTGGAAGTCTGAGGAATGGGAATGGGAAACGGagatagaaaagtttaaaaacaaaataagggaACAGAAATACCTAAAGATAATTGTAATATAGCAAGACTGAGAGAAAGGACTGTCAATGATCTACACAGAAGAAGGAAATGGGAGTCATTAGACTTCAATTTTGCCATTCCTCAAAAATTTACCTTGAGGATTAGCAAATATATTTTACGTGGAAAAGTTTATTGCTCTCATTATATGATTAGCATTGCTATGagtgaaaaatgcaaaaagacattttaaaattgaaagagtTGCAGAAAACTTTGttatgaaaaaaaactttttttaatttcacacaaATTACACCCACCTTATTTCTCTCTATATGACTCTGATTCAAAGTTAGACTTTATATAGATGTTTCCTCTCTGAAAGTTTATCTTTAGTGTTTTCAATGGGatttattcaactaatatttattttaaaacatatactaATCACCATTGTCTTTCCAGGGGTCCATATGCACACTAAAGACATGAAAGTAGACTTGAGACAAAATAGATAGGGGATTCATGAAATAGAGGGGAAGCATAGTGTCTGTGGAAGATGGGTAGCAAATATGGCTACCcctctctctccacaccctctgcaataTGTCTCTCCAGCTccttccatgtataagtgattttatttttctcccttgaatcttGGCGGGTCCTGTGACTTGCTTGGCTAGTAAGAGTGTGTGTGGTGGCCAAGATGCTGCGCCTAGGACCCCAGAGGCCTGGCGTACTTCCActctctcccctggagcctcacgGTCTTGCCATGTGAACAACTATTAGCTGGAAGATAAAACACTCTCTGGAGGAGGGTTCATTTATCTTTAAGGAGTCATTCAACTTCTAAATTTGTGAATGAGGCCCTACCAGACAGCAAGAGCCAGTCATCCATAATGACAATCCTATCAACAAACCCAGCTAAGATCGGCTGATGTCTGTGCAAATTGGCAGAAACACCCGTTTGACCCAGAAACTCAAGTTTCAAACCACTGATTTGGGGATGATTTGTTATTGCATGATAACTAACTGCAGGATCTGACAAGTGCATATATGAGGGGTTCCAAACACAGATGGCTAAGGAGGGATGcaggggagaaaatctttgtaagaGCTGACACCTTGAACACAGGTCTAGAACTGAAAGTCAAAAACATTCCAGGCTGGACCATTGGGGTTTATGGTGAGAAATGTGAAGGATGGTAAGGAATAAAATAACCAAATGTGGAAAaccttttctgaaaaatattagTGAAGGTCAATGTTTTgtcaatgttaaaaaaacaattatGAGGAAACAATTTTGCCTTCATATTGATTTCCTTGTCTATAACCCAAGGCTTCCTTATATTTTGctggtttaattttctttaggtcTAGGACTTTAATTTGCTGAAATTTGCTGGTTCCCACTGGCTTAATTTAGCTATATTTAGGACTTGCATCCTATCATGTATTTCAGCACTAGTCCTGCTTTGTCATCATATAGATGGTCTTATTGTCTCAGCAGATTTTACCAGATCACTGCCATCTGGGTGATGAATTAATGCAGAGGCTGTGCTCTTCACTTTATAGACAATCCAATGAATCTAAACTCTAAGGCTTTGGGctttaaagtttcttttacaAGATAAATGTGGACCTCCAGGTGCCTAAACTCATATATTTTCCTCTCCAGCGTTAAAGTCCAATCCTATTTGCTCAAACTAACTCATTGTTATCTTGGATAATTAATTCCTGCTTGAGAAGAGCAATTGTGATCATATATATGTCTTTTTGGATGtttgcactgaaaaaaaaaaccaatggatACCATTACTTCATTATTTTCCTGTGAGTTCAAGAATTCAGTTTCTTTCTAcgtgaaatttaaatatttatttttatctattcgGCTGCGCCAGGGCTTAGtttcagcatgcaggatcttcgatCTTCattaaggcatgtgggatcttttagttgagCCATGTTGGAtccagttccttgaccagggatcgaacctgggccccctgcattgggaacacggagtcttagccactggacaaaCAGGGAAGTCCATCCACATAAGATTTAATAGTTCTTTTATTGGTCAGAGCCAGGTTAGCGCTTGGGTAAGGCCCTTTTCCTGGGAATCTAATTTCATGTTCTCCTGGTATGAGATGTCAACTTGGAGAAAGTTTATTTTCAACACGAGTTGAAATGACTCAACTTGTTTATTTCAACAAGCattaaaaagatgatttttaaagtggTATAAGCATGTTGATATGAACAGACAATAGAGCAGGGTACGATGGTTAAGAAATGAAGATTGTGACCTTAAGGTCCActgctctttttaaatttatattttatgcttaGTTTCAACATTCCTTTACTTctttgaaattaatgaaattcTTTTGATTAAGTCTATAAAAGCTTGTTTCACTTGCTTGTTCCTCAGGGTATAAATAAATGGATTTAACATGGGGGCAACTGAAATGCTAAGCACTGACACACACTTATTAACTGTCACTTCATCCTTTGCTGAAGCTTTGACATAGATGAAGATACAACTGCCATAGGTCATAGAAACCACAATCACGTGAGAAGAGCAGGTAGAAAAGGCCTTCATCTTTTGCTGGGCCGAAGGGAACTTTATGATGGTCTTGATGATGTATGTGTAGGACATGACTACACACAGAAGTGTGACGATGTCGGTCAACACAGCAAGGGCAACAACCATCTGTTCTATGAACCATGTGTCTGAAGAAGAGATCTTCAGCATAGGAGAAGCATCACAGAAGAAATGGTCAATGACATTATAGTCACAGAATTCCAGGTTTAAGCCCAGGCAAAGTGGTGGAAATGTGACCAGGCAACCTGCTATCCAACAGCAGAGAACAAGCCATGCACAGACTCTGCTGTTCATGATGGTTGCATAATGTaagggtttgcagatggccacgtagcggtcatagGACATGATGGCCAGGAGAAAAAATTGTGctgttccaaaaaggaaaaaaaaaaatagttgactAACACAAGCATTATAGGAAATAGTCTTGTCCCCAGTTGTTAAGCTGTATAAGAATCTGGGGATGCAGACCGTGGTGTATAAGGTTtccaaaaaggagaa contains:
- the LOC130833733 gene encoding olfactory receptor 6C2-like, with product MKNCTSLSTYILLGLTDDPRMQVLIFMLLFVSYTLTVTGNLTIIILTFVESHLKTAMYFFLKNFSFLETLYTTVCIPRFLYSLTTGDKTISYNACVSQLFFFFLFGTAQFFLLAIMSYDRYVAICKPLHYATIMNSRVCAWLVLCCWIAGCLVTFPPLCLGLNLEFCDYNVIDHFFCDASPMLKISSSDTWFIEQMVVALAVLTDIVTLLCVVMSYTYIIKTIIKFPSAQQKMKAFSTCSSHVIVVSMTYGSCIFIYVKASAKDEVTVNKCVSVLSISVAPMLNPFIYTLRNKQVKQAFIDLIKRISLISKK